One Saccharopolyspora erythraea NRRL 2338 genomic region harbors:
- a CDS encoding aminotransferase class IV: MREGTDVGCSVPKPAAESYVWDRREGLLAGPVEDAPMRAADSWLVTSGRVRALDRHRARFGTAFAEHVGPEEFGEFWHAVVAALPRQGDWFPRVELVTAGPEPSLRLRVRPAPPLGTRIRVWPLDGPDERRAPRTKGPDLPWLGRARARAVDAGADEALLTTAAGTVVEGATSALLWWEDDVLCLPSPSLPVLDSVTAGLVVDRAADLGVPIEYRECDLSGLAGREAWFVNALHGIRPVVSWVGTAVEPGPPSRAGEWSEWLSALAEPLAL; encoded by the coding sequence ATGCGGGAAGGTACTGACGTGGGCTGCTCGGTTCCGAAACCCGCCGCCGAGTCCTACGTGTGGGACCGGCGGGAAGGACTGCTCGCCGGGCCCGTCGAGGACGCTCCGATGCGGGCCGCTGACTCCTGGCTGGTGACCAGCGGCCGGGTGCGGGCGCTGGACCGGCACCGCGCGCGCTTCGGCACGGCGTTCGCCGAGCACGTGGGGCCGGAGGAGTTCGGCGAGTTCTGGCACGCCGTCGTGGCGGCGCTACCGCGCCAGGGCGACTGGTTCCCCCGGGTTGAGCTGGTCACCGCGGGACCGGAGCCGAGCCTTCGGCTGCGCGTCCGTCCCGCACCGCCGCTCGGCACGCGGATCCGGGTATGGCCGCTGGACGGTCCCGACGAGCGACGCGCGCCGCGCACGAAGGGTCCGGACCTGCCGTGGCTGGGCCGTGCACGCGCTCGCGCCGTCGACGCGGGTGCCGACGAGGCGCTGCTGACCACCGCCGCGGGAACCGTGGTGGAGGGCGCGACCTCGGCGCTGCTGTGGTGGGAGGACGACGTGCTCTGCCTGCCGTCGCCGTCGCTTCCCGTGCTCGACAGCGTCACCGCGGGACTCGTCGTCGACCGCGCCGCCGACCTGGGCGTGCCGATCGAGTACCGCGAGTGCGACCTGTCCGGGCTCGCCGGGCGCGAAGCGTGGTTCGTCAACGCGCTGCACGGCATCAGGCCGGTCGTCTCGTGGGTCGGTACCGCGGTCGAGCCTGGACCTCCTTCGCGAGCCGGTGAATGGAGCGAGTGGCTGTCCGCCCTCGCCGAGCCGCTCGCGCTCTGA
- a CDS encoding methyltransferase, translated as MPNTVDPARRLMELMTGYWNTQAVYVAARLGIADRLAGTRSTSAALATELDVDADALGRLLRFLVGAGVLVGDDQQGYALTETGELLRSDADKPLRNVALLYGEEFYRAWGDLHHSVTTGKSAFGHVFGDELFAYLSGNPRTSLSYDRAMVAGTAFFSDVPGAFDFSAARKVVDVAGGHGQLLAEVLRAHPTLRGVLYDAPHVIEEVRRAGGVAADERVELVAGDFFDSVPRGGDVYLLSRILHGFDDEACVRILASCREAMGEDATLLIVERVLPEGTEPSLALGYNLHMLAVMGNGRERGEQEYRVLLEKAGFELGPVRPLPLDAALVTAKPRKP; from the coding sequence ATGCCCAACACCGTCGACCCGGCACGCCGGCTGATGGAGCTGATGACCGGCTACTGGAACACCCAGGCGGTCTACGTCGCCGCCCGGCTCGGCATCGCCGACCGGCTGGCGGGCACCCGGTCCACGAGCGCGGCCCTGGCCACCGAGCTCGACGTGGACGCCGACGCCCTGGGCCGCCTGCTGCGCTTCCTGGTCGGCGCCGGTGTGCTGGTGGGCGACGACCAGCAGGGCTATGCGCTGACCGAGACCGGCGAGTTGCTGCGCTCGGACGCGGACAAGCCGCTGCGCAACGTCGCGCTGCTCTACGGCGAGGAGTTCTACCGCGCGTGGGGCGACCTGCACCACTCGGTGACGACCGGGAAGTCGGCGTTCGGCCACGTCTTCGGCGACGAGCTGTTCGCCTACCTCAGCGGCAACCCGCGGACCTCGCTGTCCTACGACCGGGCCATGGTCGCGGGCACGGCGTTCTTCTCCGACGTGCCCGGTGCGTTCGACTTCTCCGCGGCGCGCAAGGTCGTCGACGTCGCGGGCGGGCACGGCCAACTGCTGGCCGAGGTCCTGCGCGCCCACCCCACGCTGCGCGGCGTGCTCTACGACGCGCCGCACGTCATCGAGGAGGTCCGCCGGGCGGGCGGTGTCGCAGCCGACGAGCGGGTGGAGCTGGTTGCGGGCGACTTCTTCGACTCGGTCCCGCGGGGCGGCGACGTCTACCTGCTCTCGCGGATCCTGCACGGCTTCGACGACGAGGCGTGCGTGCGCATCCTGGCGAGCTGCCGGGAGGCGATGGGCGAGGACGCCACGCTGCTGATCGTCGAGCGCGTGCTCCCGGAGGGGACCGAACCGTCCCTGGCGCTGGGCTACAACCTGCACATGCTGGCGGTGATGGGCAACGGCCGCGAGCGCGGCGAGCAGGAGTACCGGGTGCTGCTGGAGAAGGCCGGCTTCGAACTCGGACCGGTACGCCCGCTGCCGCTGGACGCCGCGCTGGTGACCGCCAAGCCGCGCAAGCCGTGA
- a CDS encoding GlsB/YeaQ/YmgE family stress response membrane protein, whose amino-acid sequence MGILSWIVFGLIAGAIAKFIMPGKDPGGIIVTIIIGVLGGLLGGWLGSAVSGGGVSGFNVMSFVWAVVGSLILLIIYRLIFHRARA is encoded by the coding sequence GTGGGCATCCTGAGTTGGATTGTTTTCGGGCTGATCGCCGGCGCGATCGCCAAGTTCATCATGCCGGGAAAGGATCCGGGCGGGATCATCGTGACGATCATCATCGGTGTGCTCGGCGGACTGCTCGGCGGCTGGCTGGGATCGGCCGTGAGCGGCGGAGGTGTGTCGGGCTTCAACGTGATGAGCTTCGTGTGGGCGGTCGTCGGATCGCTGATCCTGCTCATCATCTACCGGCTGATCTTCCACCGGGCGCGGGCGTAG